The Elusimicrobiota bacterium genome includes a window with the following:
- a CDS encoding tetratricopeptide repeat protein encodes MKINKTTGLTILLALVITLVYVRTVFFGFVYFDDDFLILDNLQFLQNPVNILTAFKQDVFRVLHDCDVYYRPMMVVSLIIDAQYSGAYPWGYHLGNVLLHVLCCCLLFVFLKKLGYPELPSFFMALLFGVHPLLTQAVAWIPGRNDTLLTLFVLTATIFFLDYARTGKPLFLCCFILGYTCAMFTKETAVAAIGVYAFIWVLKSREGICEHKRYIKIILSSVFIAAAWFIIRDKVLAEPMEQDIGNLIESVVSAIPAFVQLVGKVLFPFNLSPMVLVQDTTLVTGIIAIIVIAALFHPFFRKRLEYMALGMFWLIIFLVPSFLRVDNKNAVLYYEHRMYLPVIGLIILLLETKIVDILQVRSKIVLAVQSAVIMLFCFITFTYSYTFSNRMILWQTAVRMAPHSSLAHRNLGVMLFMSGFDTKAEFHYRKALEICPVDAMAHNNIGLIYVKQGKFREAEAEFLAELKVNPYYDVAHFNLGLLYYRLNNYKLAELYWKHTLELNPEYTDTYYNLAMLYYQTKRYDYAQYFFAKAKEYGDSRVTKDMMNEFMNKTKNTR; translated from the coding sequence ATGAAAATTAATAAAACCACAGGTTTAACCATACTCCTAGCGCTTGTAATAACATTAGTGTATGTACGTACAGTTTTTTTTGGGTTTGTATATTTTGACGATGATTTTTTGATTCTTGATAATCTGCAATTTTTGCAGAATCCTGTAAATATACTCACAGCGTTTAAGCAGGATGTTTTTCGCGTGTTACACGACTGCGATGTGTATTACCGCCCCATGATGGTGGTAAGCCTGATCATAGACGCACAGTATTCCGGCGCGTATCCATGGGGATATCATCTAGGTAATGTTTTACTTCACGTGTTATGTTGCTGTTTACTATTTGTTTTCCTAAAAAAACTTGGGTATCCGGAATTACCCTCATTTTTTATGGCGTTGCTCTTCGGGGTTCATCCATTACTCACCCAGGCAGTTGCGTGGATACCGGGACGGAATGATACGCTGTTAACATTGTTTGTGCTTACTGCAACAATATTTTTCCTGGATTATGCGAGAACCGGTAAACCGCTATTTCTTTGTTGTTTTATTCTGGGGTACACCTGTGCTATGTTCACAAAAGAAACTGCTGTGGCTGCTATTGGCGTATACGCATTTATATGGGTACTGAAATCGCGGGAGGGTATTTGCGAGCATAAGAGGTATATCAAAATAATCCTCTCTTCCGTATTTATAGCAGCAGCATGGTTTATTATTCGTGATAAAGTATTGGCGGAGCCTATGGAGCAGGATATTGGCAACTTGATAGAATCAGTGGTGTCAGCTATCCCTGCATTTGTGCAGTTGGTTGGGAAAGTACTGTTCCCGTTCAACCTTTCTCCAATGGTGTTGGTGCAGGATACCACACTGGTTACCGGTATTATCGCAATTATAGTTATTGCAGCGCTGTTTCACCCGTTTTTCCGTAAACGCTTGGAGTATATGGCATTAGGAATGTTTTGGCTTATTATCTTTTTAGTACCGTCTTTCCTGCGGGTTGACAACAAAAACGCGGTGTTGTATTATGAGCACAGGATGTACTTACCGGTAATAGGGCTTATTATTTTATTGTTAGAGACAAAAATTGTTGATATTCTTCAGGTGAGGAGCAAGATAGTGCTTGCAGTACAGTCAGCGGTAATAATGCTTTTTTGTTTTATAACATTTACATATTCATACACTTTCAGTAATCGAATGATCCTTTGGCAAACCGCGGTGCGTATGGCGCCGCATTCATCATTGGCACACCGGAATCTTGGTGTCATGCTTTTTATGTCAGGTTTTGATACAAAAGCTGAATTTCATTATAGAAAAGCTTTGGAGATCTGTCCGGTTGATGCAATGGCGCATAATAATATCGGATTGATTTATGTTAAACAAGGAAAATTTAGGGAAGCTGAAGCCGAATTTCTTGCTGAATTAAAGGTTAATCCCTACTATGATGTCGCTCATTTTAACCTTGGATTGTTATACTACCGTTTGAATAATTATAAGCTCGCAGAACTGTATTGGAAACACACGCTGGAACTTAATCCTGAATACACGGATACTTATTACAACCTGGCAATGTTATACTATCAAACAAAAAGGTATGATTATGCACAGTACTTTTTTGCTAAAGCAAAGGAGTACGGGGATTCACGTGTCACAAAAGATATGATGAACGAGTTTATGAATAAAACAAAGAATACAAGATAG
- a CDS encoding tetratricopeptide repeat protein, with translation MAIKILRVSSVIFLICVITICSYISRERVKVWGDSIKLWNSSFKNNPDIFFVYKHRGYAYIERGEYDKAIADLSYAIKIMPEYAARYSNPNNPAFFNREQVSVYYTLGDAYFYNNEYNKAIECYDKAIEVAATKYPEVYNNRGIAYAKKGQYGIAMKNFDTAIKLDPVYAEAHTNRGYTLSVQGRNLDAIKDYDRALAINPGYYDAYANRAKAYFTIGEYGKAKGDIEILIEAGYKVDQQFLMLIREKVEETDWGVH, from the coding sequence ATGGCCATAAAAATATTGAGAGTATCTTCAGTTATATTTCTAATTTGCGTGATAACAATCTGTTCATATATAAGCAGGGAGAGAGTAAAGGTTTGGGGTGATAGTATTAAGTTGTGGAACAGCAGTTTCAAGAATAATCCCGACATATTCTTTGTCTATAAACACCGCGGGTATGCTTATATAGAACGCGGGGAGTATGATAAGGCAATCGCGGATTTAAGTTATGCCATAAAGATAATGCCGGAATACGCTGCGCGGTATTCTAATCCTAATAATCCAGCTTTTTTTAACCGTGAGCAAGTGTCGGTGTATTATACACTTGGCGATGCGTATTTTTATAATAATGAATATAATAAAGCTATTGAGTGTTATGATAAAGCGATAGAAGTTGCTGCGACAAAGTATCCGGAGGTGTATAACAACCGCGGGATTGCGTATGCAAAAAAAGGGCAGTATGGTATAGCTATGAAAAATTTTGATACCGCAATAAAACTGGATCCCGTATACGCGGAAGCGCATACTAACCGCGGGTATACGTTAAGCGTTCAAGGAAGGAATTTAGATGCTATTAAGGATTATGACCGCGCATTGGCAATAAATCCCGGGTATTATGACGCTTATGCCAACCGCGCAAAAGCATACTTTACTATCGGAGAATACGGGAAAGCAAAAGGTGATATTGAGATTCTTATCGAAGCAGGATATAAGGTGGATCAACAGTTCCTGATGCTGATACGCGAAAAAGTTGAAGAAACGGATTGGGGTGTACATTAA
- a CDS encoding glycosyltransferase family 39 protein: MISSLRQGVFKFNTPVALMVLLCVAVLTFFPVLNNGFTNWDDDLILTDNPVIKTLSLKNVYRIFSEPCNFEYRPFLYLLLSIEYSFVKLNPVLYHLTSLLFHLLNCVLAFYFIYLVTHKNVVVAFIAGILFAVHPVQVQSVAWISGRDDVMYFAFYMLSLIFYVKYLEADNKKYYLLAILSFICSMLSKTLAMTLPVMLLLVCFFLKKKVTWQDLVKTLPFWVMDIILCYIALTVSTLQMPAMQYWFDTKIMSTFDELVFYMYKLFYPIDFSYLYFDYRVLSSPYLSLLLVVSMLGIVWYTRKFTDKVVFGMLWFLLTILPLLKIMTSRPVCDHRLYLSSLGIFYIAGEVFFWVFKKTGVISAYKEKGQAGA, encoded by the coding sequence ATGATATCGTCCCTACGGCAAGGCGTGTTCAAGTTCAATACACCGGTTGCGTTAATGGTACTGCTCTGTGTTGCGGTATTAACTTTCTTTCCGGTACTGAACAACGGTTTTACGAACTGGGATGATGACCTGATACTGACTGATAATCCGGTAATAAAAACTTTGTCACTAAAAAATGTGTACCGCATATTTTCTGAACCGTGTAATTTTGAATACCGCCCGTTTTTGTATTTATTGTTATCAATAGAATATTCTTTTGTCAAACTAAACCCGGTGCTTTACCATTTGACAAGTTTATTGTTTCACTTGTTAAACTGCGTCCTGGCATTTTATTTTATTTATTTGGTTACACATAAAAATGTTGTAGTAGCTTTTATCGCGGGTATCCTTTTTGCGGTGCATCCCGTGCAGGTGCAATCCGTTGCGTGGATCAGCGGGCGGGATGATGTTATGTACTTCGCGTTTTATATGTTATCACTGATATTTTATGTAAAGTATCTCGAGGCTGATAACAAGAAGTACTATCTACTGGCTATTCTGTCATTCATATGTTCAATGCTTTCAAAAACATTGGCGATGACCTTACCGGTGATGTTGTTACTGGTATGTTTTTTTCTGAAGAAAAAAGTTACCTGGCAGGATTTAGTAAAGACGCTTCCTTTTTGGGTGATGGATATTATTCTTTGTTATATTGCATTAACGGTGAGTACGCTACAAATGCCGGCAATGCAGTATTGGTTTGACACAAAAATTATGTCAACATTTGACGAACTGGTTTTTTATATGTACAAACTATTTTATCCGATAGACTTTTCGTACCTCTACTTTGACTACAGGGTATTGAGTTCACCGTATTTATCATTGTTGTTGGTAGTAAGCATGTTAGGGATAGTATGGTACACCCGAAAATTTACTGATAAGGTCGTTTTTGGCATGCTATGGTTTTTGCTGACAATACTGCCATTACTGAAGATAATGACTTCGCGTCCAGTCTGTGACCACCGGCTATACTTGTCTTCACTTGGGATTTTTTATATCGCCGGCGAGGTGTTTTTCTGGGTATTCAAAAAAACTGGGGTTATATCAGCGTATAAAGAGAAAGGGCAGGCAGGTGCGTAA
- a CDS encoding tetratricopeptide repeat protein: MRNIQVIKFEQAAFIAVLLFWGLICTSRVVDLDLWRHLKAGENAIQTHTLLASTDTGWIFDVAFAAVYKISGIYGVQILKTSVLIIAAVLFFLLLNYNRLHWCVLPLLILVFISASPKVQPRPEVFSLLLIGIYLHILERFRKGSDSKTIYLLPLLQLIWVNTADDFVIGMAITGIYYVDVIARAWIPSVAESVDENTRVNKISKVFTLTAVILFMSIMISVNPCGNKVYHLFSVHPGISSVLGELRSPFIRELNGEAFALAYKIWILVSLSGFILRRKIVPAHLGIYLIFLILSLRSVRNIPFFVFTSLPITAENYVWLYEKYAGRIPPKLRVIIKNTVIAATLLYCITFSWQFVTRRIYDDISGFGLGLKPYYYITGAADYVRDALPSGRIFNDINSSGYLFWRLSPKNNIFVDNSINYYLLMDQPQVFDRFAQVNGINIVVMHHGFSGDRKFIRYLWDNPAWEVKFLDYTGIVFTNTGTGRSVDAVRNKNYEYLTAATAGLLQENNEKVNPVIFTMADNVPEYRSMIELCTLLGYHVDMIRISHYALLKNNRRYDVITNLAIAYSGIGDIATAKQFLQQSLKVNKKYGYTYYVLGNIAEKEGDVINAEKMYKRAVEVHPFFQQKYEALAELYLRVSNISSAREVYLLLLREQPGNTALLLRIADLYLKTGNKYLAKKYLSKAFRKDSGENLYLTIGNIYESNRYWDEAYENYLAAEKINPSSSLAAYGLGRCCYSGKKDFYSAVKYYEKALELGINNKHDVIANLGRVYFDLGEKKKGVALLRQSIELFPRSFENWVFLGRAYENLKEPGLALDSYRRAAELNPQDLGVAGKVGALTRSGRGRE, translated from the coding sequence GTGCGTAATATACAAGTTATAAAATTTGAGCAGGCCGCGTTTATTGCAGTATTACTTTTTTGGGGGTTGATATGTACATCCCGTGTGGTTGACCTTGATCTTTGGCGGCATCTAAAGGCAGGTGAGAACGCAATACAAACCCATACGCTGCTAGCTTCAACGGATACCGGCTGGATTTTTGATGTTGCTTTCGCTGCGGTGTACAAAATCAGCGGTATCTATGGTGTACAGATACTTAAAACTTCGGTACTTATTATCGCAGCGGTACTATTTTTTTTATTACTGAACTACAACCGCCTGCACTGGTGTGTATTACCGCTTCTCATACTTGTTTTTATTAGTGCTAGCCCGAAGGTACAACCCCGGCCGGAAGTGTTTTCTTTGCTGCTAATCGGTATATATCTTCATATATTAGAGCGTTTTCGTAAAGGAAGTGATAGTAAAACTATATACCTTCTACCCCTTTTGCAGCTTATTTGGGTGAATACTGCGGATGATTTTGTTATCGGTATGGCAATCACGGGAATATATTATGTCGACGTGATAGCAAGAGCATGGATTCCTTCTGTCGCAGAAAGTGTAGATGAAAATACGAGGGTGAATAAAATTTCTAAAGTATTCACGCTTACTGCGGTTATTTTATTTATGTCAATCATGATTTCAGTGAATCCTTGTGGCAATAAGGTTTATCATCTGTTCAGCGTGCACCCGGGAATATCTTCAGTACTGGGTGAACTAAGATCGCCGTTTATCCGCGAGTTGAACGGTGAAGCGTTTGCCCTGGCATACAAAATATGGATTCTCGTGAGTTTATCAGGGTTTATTCTCCGTCGGAAAATTGTTCCAGCACATCTTGGGATTTACCTCATATTTTTAATACTATCCTTGCGCAGTGTAAGAAATATACCTTTTTTTGTGTTTACATCCTTACCCATTACTGCAGAAAATTATGTCTGGTTATATGAAAAGTATGCGGGGCGGATACCTCCTAAATTGCGGGTGATAATAAAAAATACTGTTATTGCAGCAACACTACTTTATTGCATAACATTTTCATGGCAGTTTGTCACTAGAAGGATTTATGACGATATCAGCGGGTTCGGGTTAGGATTGAAACCGTATTATTATATCACCGGTGCAGCGGATTATGTCAGGGACGCATTACCTTCGGGTCGGATATTCAACGATATAAATTCCAGTGGATACCTATTCTGGCGCCTATCGCCTAAGAACAATATTTTTGTTGATAACAGTATAAACTATTACTTATTGATGGATCAACCACAGGTGTTTGATAGGTTCGCACAGGTGAATGGGATAAATATTGTTGTTATGCATCACGGTTTTTCTGGGGATAGGAAGTTTATACGTTACCTGTGGGATAATCCCGCGTGGGAAGTTAAGTTTTTGGACTATACCGGTATTGTTTTTACAAATACTGGAACCGGGAGGTCAGTGGATGCTGTGCGAAACAAAAATTATGAGTATCTTACCGCTGCAACCGCAGGGTTATTACAAGAGAATAATGAAAAAGTAAATCCTGTAATATTTACGATGGCAGATAACGTCCCGGAGTACCGTTCAATGATAGAACTTTGTACTTTACTTGGCTACCATGTCGATATGATACGGATTTCACATTATGCTTTACTAAAAAATAATCGGAGGTATGATGTTATCACCAACCTTGCGATCGCGTACTCCGGTATCGGAGACATCGCAACGGCGAAACAGTTTTTACAGCAATCTTTGAAAGTTAATAAAAAGTATGGTTATACATACTACGTGCTGGGCAATATCGCGGAGAAAGAAGGAGATGTTATTAATGCTGAGAAAATGTATAAACGGGCAGTTGAAGTCCATCCGTTTTTTCAGCAAAAATATGAAGCCCTCGCAGAATTGTATTTGCGTGTCAGCAATATTTCTTCCGCACGGGAGGTTTACCTGTTATTATTGAGAGAACAGCCGGGGAATACGGCGTTACTTTTGCGTATCGCAGATTTGTACCTGAAAACAGGAAATAAGTATTTAGCAAAAAAGTATTTGAGTAAAGCATTCCGGAAGGATAGCGGTGAGAATTTGTATCTCACGATTGGTAATATCTACGAAAGTAACCGTTACTGGGATGAAGCTTATGAAAACTACCTTGCTGCTGAAAAGATTAACCCGTCTTCTTCACTTGCAGCGTACGGCCTCGGACGGTGCTGTTATTCCGGGAAAAAGGATTTTTATTCAGCTGTTAAGTATTACGAAAAAGCGTTAGAGCTTGGTATTAACAACAAGCACGATGTCATCGCAAATCTTGGCCGCGTGTATTTTGATCTTGGAGAAAAAAAGAAAGGTGTGGCGTTGCTAAGGCAAAGTATTGAATTATTCCCGCGTAGTTTCGAAAACTGGGTATTTTTGGGTAGAGCGTATGAGAACCTTAAAGAACCTGGGTTGGCACTGGATAGTTACCGCCGGGCAGCGGAGTTAAACCCTCAGGATTTGGGTGTCGCGGGTAAGGTAGGCGCTCTGACAAGATCAGGACGTGGACGGGAATGA
- a CDS encoding tetratricopeptide repeat protein: MKWLNKYGVNIFLGVLVCVTALAYLPVLNNGFTNWDDNVLVTDNPLTKSLAPGNIIKIFTTFCNYEYRPLLYLSFAVEYFFVKLQPWLYHLTSLLLHLLNCILAFVFIYRLTNKNIITAGIAALIFALHPVQVQAVAWIAGRDDVLYTLFYLLSLIFYLRYIDTGGKDTKFYFLSLIMFFVSLFSKTLAVTVPLIMFLIDYFYGRKFTRNVLLEKVPFILGGIAVGVLAVVAQLSYEVPREKLMRYNFSRNVVGTFDDFVFYFNKIFYPNDLSCFYQDYKPAGGQYFSVFLVFAILLGIGFTGKFTKKVIFGSAFFLMAILPVLKLTTGRPTSDHRLYLSLLGVAYLVGELISWITLGVSYRMSWVNKLKNMVVVVLITAVTVTFTYLTNERVKVWKDSLTLWNDALEKNPRLALGYSNRAQAYLSVGEFDKAAADCEKMAELTAIAAQFSGPVQSSSNKNIGNTKKTQSPQEVNAIAYNNHGVVMFEKGEYGLAVQDYTKAIELNEKAAEGYANRGAAYQELGKFELAFRDYEQTIKLDPTFAPAYYNRGKLYLKFNRLQDAVREFTEAIKYRGDYYESYANRGDAFLDLREYEAAIKDYTTVLRFSETARTYNRRGAAYSMLKQYDKALHDFRKAEKLAPGLYESYYNIGLMNYQTRKYPEAIDYFTEALVIEPGLVDAYKNRGNCYFEQRKFNNAFEDYDKAVKLDPEDLSLYQNRAFANYHLGRFPEALKDALFLQSRGYSIEQEFIDELSAKIGGGSR, encoded by the coding sequence ATGAAGTGGTTAAATAAATATGGTGTAAACATATTTCTCGGGGTACTGGTATGCGTAACAGCACTTGCGTATTTACCGGTACTGAATAACGGGTTTACCAACTGGGACGATAACGTGTTGGTAACCGACAACCCGTTGACTAAGAGTTTGGCTCCCGGGAATATTATAAAAATATTTACTACTTTCTGTAACTACGAATACCGCCCGTTGTTATACCTTTCCTTTGCGGTGGAATACTTTTTTGTTAAACTCCAACCCTGGCTGTATCATCTCACGAGTTTATTGCTGCACTTACTGAACTGTATCCTTGCGTTTGTGTTTATTTATCGTCTTACCAATAAAAACATTATCACCGCCGGTATTGCTGCATTAATATTTGCACTGCATCCCGTGCAGGTACAGGCTGTCGCGTGGATCGCAGGGCGGGATGATGTGCTGTACACATTATTTTATTTATTATCCCTGATATTTTACCTGAGATACATCGATACCGGTGGTAAGGATACAAAATTTTATTTCCTGTCGTTGATAATGTTTTTTGTATCATTATTTTCTAAAACATTGGCGGTTACGGTACCGTTGATCATGTTTTTGATTGACTATTTCTACGGGCGGAAGTTTACCAGAAATGTGCTGCTTGAAAAAGTGCCGTTTATCCTCGGTGGTATTGCTGTCGGGGTATTAGCCGTTGTTGCGCAGTTGTCCTACGAAGTACCCCGTGAAAAACTTATGCGTTACAACTTCTCGCGTAATGTTGTGGGTACGTTTGACGATTTTGTGTTTTATTTTAACAAAATATTTTATCCTAATGACCTTTCCTGTTTTTATCAGGATTATAAACCCGCAGGGGGGCAGTATTTTTCGGTGTTCCTGGTTTTCGCTATTCTTTTGGGTATTGGGTTTACCGGTAAGTTTACAAAAAAAGTTATATTCGGCAGCGCATTTTTTTTGATGGCAATTTTGCCGGTACTAAAACTTACCACGGGGCGTCCCACATCGGATCATAGGTTGTACCTATCATTACTGGGTGTAGCATATCTTGTGGGTGAACTTATAAGCTGGATAACCCTGGGGGTAAGCTACCGTATGTCCTGGGTGAATAAACTTAAGAACATGGTTGTGGTGGTACTGATAACCGCAGTTACTGTTACATTTACGTATTTAACGAATGAACGCGTTAAAGTATGGAAGGATAGTTTAACTCTGTGGAATGACGCGTTAGAAAAAAATCCGAGGTTAGCGTTGGGGTATAGTAACCGCGCACAGGCGTACCTCTCAGTAGGTGAGTTTGATAAAGCCGCAGCGGACTGCGAGAAAATGGCGGAATTAACCGCTATTGCTGCACAGTTTTCTGGCCCAGTGCAGAGTAGCAGCAACAAGAATATAGGTAATACAAAGAAAACGCAGTCCCCGCAGGAAGTAAACGCTATTGCATACAACAATCACGGGGTGGTAATGTTTGAAAAAGGTGAATACGGCCTTGCAGTGCAGGATTATACAAAAGCGATTGAACTTAATGAAAAAGCGGCGGAAGGGTATGCGAACCGCGGTGCTGCCTATCAGGAACTCGGGAAGTTTGAGTTAGCATTCCGGGATTATGAGCAAACCATTAAACTTGACCCAACCTTTGCACCGGCGTACTATAACCGCGGGAAGTTGTACCTCAAATTTAATAGGTTACAGGATGCAGTCCGTGAATTTACAGAGGCGATTAAATACCGCGGGGATTATTATGAATCCTACGCAAATAGAGGGGATGCATTTCTTGACCTTAGAGAATACGAGGCTGCAATAAAAGATTATACCACGGTCCTGCGGTTTTCAGAAACCGCGAGGACGTATAACCGCCGCGGTGCGGCGTACTCTATGTTAAAACAATATGATAAAGCGTTACATGATTTCCGGAAGGCTGAAAAATTAGCTCCCGGGCTTTATGAGTCTTATTACAATATCGGCTTAATGAATTATCAAACCAGGAAGTATCCGGAAGCCATTGATTATTTCACTGAAGCGTTAGTGATAGAGCCGGGATTAGTGGATGCGTACAAAAACCGCGGGAATTGTTATTTTGAACAACGGAAGTTTAATAATGCGTTCGAGGATTATGATAAAGCCGTGAAGCTTGACCCCGAAGATTTGAGTTTATACCAAAACCGTGCGTTTGCTAATTATCATCTTGGGCGGTTTCCGGAAGCGCTGAAAGACGCGTTGTTTCTTCAGTCACGGGGGTATAGTATCGAACAGGAATTTATCGACGAGTTATCCGCTAAAATAGGAGGCGGATCACGTTGA
- a CDS encoding tetratricopeptide repeat protein, with protein sequence MTRPTVLSILSVFILLGVLACSRVVDLDIWWHLKTGEYIVNHKSLPTAAEFNYALPSQEWINIGWIFDVCAYAAYKVAGIPAVQVLKITVILSSFLLILLLLIKFYGGIQWYTTLILLLAVIAGSVRLQPRPEAVSFLFITLFWYILESYRRKELTGNKVYFLAAVPVIEMVWANVHPFYAIGIIIAGIYLFSAVVQKVVKFSGYDTETDTRSIVVFTSIFIASALIVMLNPYGVRIYETFLSYFSIILGNGKVVPETVSELMSPWSKMFSGDLFVIAYKTLAIAGVASFFFTRRRVSIVNLLLFLMFFVLSLKYMRNTGIFALIAAVIINNNVSKDSIVPGIIGKCVCCIVIITSITVSWLFLTRRLYDDVAGFGLGVKPYFFLTHACEAVKTQKLPGRVYNDYNTGGYLLWSIVPEYTVFLDGRMDFTAEDTAKVLNRYFGIQQSPVEFDRVSKSYGVNTAVIDYKIPGNEKLVRYLWDSDGWTAVFLDYTGIIFTRRNKGEKGNSALISAVAGTLVDGKAVERRLERNSLLRKLGVVDTVVEYRQVFDLCYNLGEYVLAEKVALAALRINPRKYELLANLGAIYAEQNNYSSAKKVLTRAGKVNPGYSYTFYNLGCIAAQEKDYDTAEKMFIRATKGTPYMPSAYQALNAVYELKKTGRSTVSP encoded by the coding sequence TTGACTCGTCCCACCGTACTTTCAATACTTTCAGTATTTATATTACTCGGGGTGCTTGCGTGTTCACGCGTGGTTGACCTCGATATATGGTGGCACCTGAAAACCGGGGAGTATATTGTTAACCACAAAAGTTTACCCACCGCCGCGGAGTTTAATTACGCTCTTCCAAGCCAGGAATGGATTAATATCGGATGGATATTCGACGTGTGCGCATATGCTGCGTATAAAGTTGCCGGAATACCTGCTGTGCAGGTGCTTAAGATAACGGTGATACTTTCATCCTTCCTACTCATACTTTTGTTGCTCATAAAATTCTATGGCGGGATACAATGGTATACAACGTTAATACTTTTACTCGCGGTGATAGCCGGTAGTGTGAGGCTGCAGCCGCGGCCGGAGGCTGTATCGTTTTTGTTTATCACACTGTTTTGGTATATCCTTGAATCCTACCGCCGAAAAGAGTTAACCGGGAATAAAGTGTATTTTCTGGCAGCAGTGCCGGTGATTGAAATGGTATGGGCAAACGTGCACCCGTTTTACGCTATCGGCATAATTATTGCCGGGATATACCTGTTTTCAGCAGTTGTGCAAAAGGTTGTTAAATTTAGCGGGTATGACACTGAAACTGATACGCGGAGCATCGTTGTGTTTACCTCTATTTTTATTGCGTCCGCATTAATCGTTATGCTCAACCCGTACGGCGTAAGAATTTATGAAACGTTCTTAAGTTATTTCTCAATCATACTCGGTAACGGAAAAGTTGTGCCTGAAACTGTTAGTGAACTAATGTCTCCGTGGTCAAAAATGTTCAGCGGTGACCTTTTTGTTATTGCATACAAAACCCTTGCAATTGCAGGGGTGGCAAGTTTTTTCTTTACCCGCCGCAGGGTCAGTATTGTTAATCTCCTGCTGTTCCTCATGTTTTTTGTGCTTTCACTTAAATATATGAGGAATACCGGCATTTTTGCGTTAATCGCGGCGGTGATAATAAATAATAATGTTAGTAAGGACAGTATTGTTCCGGGTATTATAGGTAAGTGCGTGTGCTGTATTGTGATTATTACGTCGATAACTGTTTCATGGCTGTTTCTCACGCGGAGGTTATACGACGACGTTGCGGGGTTCGGGCTTGGGGTAAAGCCATATTTTTTTCTTACCCATGCATGTGAGGCTGTAAAAACACAAAAGCTGCCCGGGCGGGTGTATAATGACTATAATACCGGCGGGTACTTGTTATGGAGTATTGTTCCGGAGTACACTGTATTTCTTGATGGGAGGATGGATTTTACTGCGGAAGATACCGCTAAAGTGTTAAACCGGTATTTCGGTATACAACAATCCCCTGTGGAATTTGACAGGGTTTCCAAAAGTTATGGGGTCAATACCGCGGTTATTGACTACAAAATCCCGGGGAATGAAAAGTTGGTGAGGTACTTATGGGACAGTGATGGATGGACAGCGGTATTCCTGGACTATACCGGTATAATCTTTACCCGCAGGAACAAGGGAGAAAAAGGGAATTCTGCGCTCATCTCAGCAGTAGCCGGTACTCTTGTCGACGGTAAGGCCGTTGAGCGGCGTTTAGAGCGTAACAGTTTATTGCGTAAGTTAGGGGTTGTGGATACTGTGGTTGAATACCGCCAGGTGTTCGACCTGTGCTATAACCTCGGGGAGTACGTACTTGCTGAAAAAGTTGCGCTCGCGGCGTTAAGAATTAACCCGCGTAAGTATGAACTTCTTGCCAATCTCGGTGCTATATATGCTGAACAAAACAATTATTCATCAGCAAAAAAGGTGTTAACCAGGGCAGGGAAAGTTAATCCTGGGTATAGCTATACTTTTTATAATCTTGGATGTATTGCTGCGCAGGAAAAGGATTATGATACTGCCGAGAAAATGTTTATCCGCGCAACTAAGGGCACGCCGTATATGCCTTCCGCGTATCAAGCGCTTAATGCGGTTTACGAATTAAAAAAAACAGGCCGTAGTACAGTAAGCCCGTAA